The following are encoded together in the Xiphophorus hellerii strain 12219 chromosome 3, Xiphophorus_hellerii-4.1, whole genome shotgun sequence genome:
- the LOC116717036 gene encoding SUN domain-containing protein 2-like, with translation MPRTSERLIRNGYYDMYGQPLISYREMPNRRRRITGRPVHGEVTFRERFHSLEDNMTVQENQTMDTLIRDCYNIFVFVFVIFVVFACICRIISLHSRSSELYVTPTLTDMVTISGGEDQEYLSRLQSLEAKLEYLLPQADLWPNFALGSQGATILHKMTSKTYQSIKGCRWFGKLPPIGPNIVIQGGTDLIPGQCWAFEGFPGRLSVELSNKATVTHVSLGHIPKIVSPTASVSSAPREFSVYGKENLEDEESHLGTFLYDEDGDRIQTFRLPANKVGSFRYVNLQVNSNWGHPDYTCLYSFRVHGQLAE, from the exons atgcCAAGAACAAGTGAACGTTTGATAAGAAATGGGTACTATGACATGTATGGACAACCACTTATTTCATACAGAGAGATGCCAAACAG AAGGAGGCGCATAACAGGTCGCCCTGTACATGGGGAGGTAACATTTAGAGAGAGGTTTCATAGCCTTGAGGACAATATGACTGTCCAAGAAAACCAGACCATGGACACTCTGATACGGGATTGTTATaacatctttgtctttgtctttgtcatCTTCGTCGTCTTTG CTTGTATTTGCCGAATTATTTCCCTGCACTCGCGATCTTCAGAATTATATGTCACACCAACTCTAACAGACATG GTTACAATCTCTGGAGGTGAGGATCAGGAATATCTCTCCAGGCTGCAGTCGTTGGAGGCAAAGCTTGAGTACCTTCTACCACAAGCAGATCTGTGGCCCAACTTTGCTCTGGGGTCTCAAG GAGCAACGATTTTACACAAGATGACCTCAAAAACATATCAGAGCATTAAAGGATGTAGATGGTTTGGGAAGCTACCTCCTATAGGCCCAAACATTGTTATTCAG GGAGGAACTGATCTGATTCCAGGACAATGCTGGGCCTTTGAAGGCTTCCCGGGACGTTTATCCGTCGAACTGTCAAACAAAGCCACAGTCACTCATGTGTCGCTGGGTCATATTCCCAAGATTGTTTCCCCAACTGCGTCAGTCTCCAGTGCTCCTAGAGAATTTTCTGTCTAT GGAAAGGAGAATTTAGAAGATGAGGAGAGTCATTTGGGAACTTTCCTATATGATGAAGATGGAGACCGAATACAGACCTTCAGACTTCCC GCCAATAAAGTTGGTTCCTTCCGCTACGTGAATCTACAGGTGAACAGCAACTGGGGTCATCCGGATTACACCTGCCTCTATAGCTTTAGAGTGCATGGACAACTTGCTGAATGA